The genomic segment AAACAACGGTTGCCTTGAAACATACTCATCTGCTACAGGCATGGTACGGAGTGCTGTGACATCTCTAAACAATGGGAAAAGGTCTGTTCTTAAAAAACTATCATACGGTGACAACAGCAGTATCACGGCAAAGATGATCTATGAATCAGCTTTAAAGGGTGACAGGCTATCTGTGGATATACTGGCAGAGGCAGGGAAATATCTCGGCATTGCCATGGCCAATCTCATCAATATTATCAACCCTGAGATGATTGTCCTGGCCGGGGCCGTTGCAGGAGCATGGGATCTTTTTATGCCCTCGGCAAGGAAGGAAATAAAAAAACGGGCCTTCAAAGTACTTGCAGAGAGGACCAAAATAGTTCGAGGTAAACTAATAGATACAGCCGGCATAGTGGGAGCGGCAGGTCTGGCGCTAAAGCAGCTATGAATAAATATTTTTCTCTTTTCCATATAAACTGGCAGAACTCACTCCAGTACAGGTTTTCACTTGTGGTCTATATAGGCGGATACTCCATCTATATAGGCGTGCTCCTATACCTTTGGTCCGCCATATACAGCGAAGGCCAGTCGGTAGGAAACTATACACTATCCCAGCTCACAACTTATTATATCCTTCAGCTTATGATCAACTCTATCATCTTCTCTTATGTAAGCTGGGATGTCATAGATAATATAAAGACGGGAAACTTTTCAAACTTTCTCACAAAACCGCTTGATTACTATATGTACTGGTTCACTATAAACATATCAGGCAAGATGCTTGAGTCAGTTTTCATCATCATCACGGCAGGCATAGTCTCTTTTTTTGTCAGCGATTACGTCTCTTTACCTCCTCACCTTAGCTCCCTTATCTACTTTCTGATCTCAATAATCCTTGGGATAATCCTTGCATTTGAGATGGACTTTTGCATCGGCATGATCACCTTCTGGCTGACACAAGTGCGGACATTTAAATACATGCTCCAGACCATGATACTCTTTTTTGCAGGGGCAATGCTTCCGCTTGACCTGTTCCCGCCACTCCTTACTAAGATTGCAGATTTCCTTCCCTTCAGATATCTCGTATACTTTCCTATCAGCATATACCTTGGAAAGATTGTGAATCCACTCCCCTCTTTCGCAATATTGATAGT from the Nitrospirota bacterium genome contains:
- a CDS encoding ABC-2 family transporter protein encodes the protein MNKYFSLFHINWQNSLQYRFSLVVYIGGYSIYIGVLLYLWSAIYSEGQSVGNYTLSQLTTYYILQLMINSIIFSYVSWDVIDNIKTGNFSNFLTKPLDYYMYWFTINISGKMLESVFIIITAGIVSFFVSDYVSLPPHLSSLIYFLISIILGIILAFEMDFCIGMITFWLTQVRTFKYMLQTMILFFAGAMLPLDLFPPLLTKIADFLPFRYLVYFPISIYLGKIVNPLPSFAILIVWIILFLGLSRILLIRGIKRYEAVGA